A window of Cellulomonas fimi contains these coding sequences:
- a CDS encoding LysE/ArgO family amino acid transporter translates to MLPAVLTGFLSALSLIVAIGAQNAFVLRQGLRREHVLPVVAVCAGADALLVAAGIAGLGALVDDRPAVLRVLRYAGAAFLLVLAVGAARRVARPQHLDPATDGPARRSAVLLTCLALTFLNPHVYLDTVVLLGGLAQQHPAAGGWAFGAGAITASVVWFTALGFGAGRLQPLFARPRAWQVLDGVVAAVMATLAVLLVVGG, encoded by the coding sequence ATGCTCCCCGCGGTCCTCACCGGCTTCCTCAGCGCCCTGTCGCTCATCGTCGCCATCGGCGCGCAGAACGCCTTCGTCCTGCGCCAGGGTCTGCGCCGCGAGCACGTGCTCCCCGTCGTGGCGGTGTGCGCCGGTGCGGACGCGCTGCTCGTCGCCGCCGGGATCGCCGGTCTCGGGGCGCTCGTCGACGACCGCCCGGCCGTCCTGCGCGTCCTCCGGTACGCGGGCGCGGCCTTCCTGCTCGTCCTCGCGGTCGGCGCCGCGCGACGGGTCGCCCGCCCGCAGCACCTCGACCCCGCGACCGACGGCCCCGCGCGCCGCTCCGCGGTGCTCCTCACGTGCCTCGCGCTCACGTTCCTCAACCCGCACGTCTACCTCGACACCGTCGTGCTGCTCGGCGGTCTCGCGCAGCAGCATCCGGCCGCGGGCGGCTGGGCGTTCGGCGCCGGCGCGATCACCGCGAGCGTCGTGTGGTTCACGGCGCTCGGCTTCGGCGCCGGACGGCTGCAGCCGCTGTTCGCGCGGCCGCGCGCCTGGCAGGTGCTCGACGGTGTCGTCGCGGCCGTCATGGCGACGCTCGCCGTGCTGCTGGTCGTCGGCGGCTGA
- the rplM gene encoding 50S ribosomal protein L13, with protein MRTYTPKPGDVERTWYVIDATDVVLGRLATHVATLLRGKHKATFAPHVDGGDFVIVINADKVALTGNKRETKLAYRHSGYPGGLRATRYSELLEKHPERAIEKAVRGMLPKSSLAAKQLGKLKVYAGGEHPHAAQQPKPFEITQVAQQA; from the coding sequence GTGCGTACGTACACCCCGAAGCCCGGCGACGTCGAGCGGACCTGGTACGTCATCGACGCGACCGATGTCGTCCTCGGCCGCCTGGCCACCCACGTGGCCACGCTGCTGCGCGGCAAGCACAAGGCCACCTTTGCTCCGCACGTCGACGGCGGCGACTTCGTCATCGTCATCAACGCGGACAAGGTCGCCCTCACCGGCAACAAGCGCGAGACCAAGCTCGCCTACCGCCACTCGGGTTACCCGGGTGGTCTGCGGGCGACGCGGTACAGCGAGCTCCTCGAGAAGCACCCGGAGCGCGCGATCGAGAAGGCCGTCCGCGGCATGCTCCCCAAGAGCTCGCTCGCTGCCAAGCAGCTCGGCAAGCTCAAGGTCTACGCCGGTGGCGAGCACCCCCACGCCGCCCAGCAGCCGAAGCCGTTCGAGATCACCCAGGTCGCGCAGCAGGCCTGA
- a CDS encoding LLM class F420-dependent oxidoreductase, whose translation MRFGLFIPQGWRQDLTGIEPRDHWSVMNGLAQHADQGDAFDSIWVYDHFHAVPEPNGEATHEAWSLINAYAATTSRVKLGQMCTCMAYRNPAYLAKVAATADVISGGRVQMGIGAGWYEHEWRAYGYGFPRAGERLAMLDEGVQIFKQLWTNGVATFDGKHYQVDGAQLAPLPLQVDGPPLWIAGGGEQKTLRIAAEHAQFTNFDGHPEVFTHKSEVLRGHCEAIGRPFEEITRSSNFNVVIGETEADVDDRMAWVEEHLSLTVPNKAPEVAEEFRKGVLVGTPEQLVEKLKHLETLGMTYAITYFAEAAYDRSGIELFEREVVPALR comes from the coding sequence ATGCGCTTCGGACTCTTCATCCCCCAGGGCTGGCGGCAGGACCTCACCGGCATCGAGCCCCGTGACCACTGGTCCGTCATGAACGGCCTCGCCCAGCACGCCGACCAGGGCGACGCGTTCGACTCGATCTGGGTCTACGACCACTTCCACGCGGTGCCCGAGCCCAACGGCGAGGCGACGCACGAGGCGTGGAGCCTCATCAACGCGTACGCGGCGACGACGTCGCGCGTGAAGCTCGGCCAGATGTGCACGTGCATGGCGTACCGCAACCCCGCGTACCTCGCGAAGGTGGCTGCCACCGCGGACGTCATCTCCGGCGGGCGCGTCCAGATGGGCATCGGCGCCGGCTGGTACGAGCACGAGTGGCGCGCCTACGGCTACGGCTTCCCGCGCGCGGGCGAGCGGCTCGCGATGCTCGACGAGGGCGTGCAGATCTTCAAGCAGCTGTGGACGAACGGCGTCGCCACCTTCGACGGGAAGCACTACCAGGTCGACGGTGCGCAGCTCGCACCGCTGCCCCTCCAGGTCGACGGCCCGCCGCTGTGGATCGCGGGCGGCGGCGAGCAGAAGACGCTGCGCATCGCGGCCGAGCACGCGCAGTTCACCAACTTCGACGGCCACCCCGAGGTGTTCACGCACAAGTCCGAGGTGCTGCGCGGCCACTGCGAGGCGATCGGCCGCCCGTTCGAGGAGATCACGCGCTCGTCGAACTTCAACGTCGTCATCGGCGAGACCGAGGCCGACGTCGACGACCGCATGGCCTGGGTCGAGGAGCACCTGTCGCTGACCGTGCCGAACAAGGCCCCCGAGGTCGCCGAGGAGTTCCGCAAGGGCGTGCTCGTCGGCACCCCGGAGCAGCTCGTCGAGAAGCTGAAGCACCTCGAGACGCTGGGCATGACCTACGCGATCACGTACTTCGCCGAGGCCGCCTACGACCGCTCGGGCATCGAGCTCTTCGAGCGCGAGGTCGTCCCCGCCCTCCGCTGA
- a CDS encoding LysR family transcriptional regulator ArgP, whose product MTFDAEHLRTLAAVVDEGSFDAAARSLHVTPSAVSQRIKALEQQVGGVVVQRTRPCLPTAAGEVLVRLAGQVDVLARDALAELGAVAGEQPGGRRRLAVAVNADSLSTWFPAALAGLPDDVLVDLRREDQDLSAQLLRDGTVAAAVTAERRAVQGCRVRPLGAMRYVALAAPRVRDRWFADRDAAPASLAETFGRVPAVAFNRADGLQHAFVHQVAGARVPLPLHFAPEQGAFVALLRAGLGWGMVPEQAATAERAAGALVDVAPGRWLDVPLFWQHWALRTPMLDDLTDRVLRAARVLHRG is encoded by the coding sequence ATGACGTTCGACGCCGAGCACCTGCGCACGCTGGCCGCGGTCGTCGACGAGGGCAGCTTCGACGCAGCCGCCCGGTCGCTGCACGTGACCCCGTCGGCCGTGAGCCAGCGGATCAAGGCGCTCGAGCAGCAGGTCGGCGGCGTCGTGGTGCAGCGCACGCGCCCGTGCCTCCCGACCGCCGCGGGGGAGGTCCTGGTCCGGCTCGCCGGCCAGGTCGACGTGCTCGCGCGTGACGCGCTCGCCGAGCTCGGCGCGGTCGCGGGGGAGCAGCCGGGCGGCCGGCGCCGGCTCGCGGTCGCGGTCAACGCCGACTCGCTGTCGACCTGGTTCCCCGCGGCGCTCGCGGGGCTGCCCGACGACGTGCTCGTCGACCTGCGCCGCGAGGACCAGGACCTGTCGGCGCAGCTGTTGCGTGACGGCACGGTCGCGGCCGCGGTCACGGCGGAGCGGCGCGCCGTCCAGGGGTGCCGCGTCCGCCCGCTGGGCGCGATGCGGTACGTCGCGCTGGCGGCCCCGCGTGTCCGGGACCGGTGGTTCGCCGACCGCGACGCGGCGCCCGCGTCGCTCGCGGAGACGTTCGGGCGCGTGCCGGCGGTCGCGTTCAACCGCGCCGACGGGCTTCAGCATGCGTTCGTGCACCAGGTCGCCGGTGCGCGGGTCCCGCTTCCGCTGCACTTCGCGCCCGAGCAGGGGGCGTTCGTCGCGCTGCTGCGCGCGGGCCTCGGCTGGGGCATGGTGCCGGAGCAGGCGGCGACGGCCGAGCGCGCCGCGGGTGCGCTGGTCGACGTGGCGCCCGGCCGGTGGCTCGACGTGCCGCTGTTCTGGCAGCACTGGGCGCTGCGGACGCCGATGCTCGACGACCTCACCGACCGGGTGCTGCGGGCGGCACGCGTGCTCCACCGGGGATGA
- the coaA gene encoding type I pantothenate kinase has translation MPPSLTPATPYVDLDRDAWRRLSASTPLPLTDADVDRLAGLGDPIDLAEVDAIYRPISRLLDLHIEATRGLHAASSTFLREDVGGTPFVIGVAGSVAVGKSTTARLLRELLARWPATPRVQLVTTDGFLYPNAELERRGLMDRKGFPESYDRRALLRFVSKVKAGRPEVRAPVYDHLTYDIVPGREIVVNRPDVLVVEGLNVLQPARPTSEGTSNLAVSDFFDFSIYVDARTTDIRQWYVDRFLRLRETAFAQPESYFHRYASLSDDEAVERAEHIWDSINAPNLQQNILPTRSRATLVLTKGSDHSVERVRLRKL, from the coding sequence GTGCCACCGTCGCTCACCCCGGCCACGCCGTACGTCGACCTGGACCGCGACGCGTGGCGTCGGCTCTCCGCCTCGACACCGCTCCCCCTCACCGACGCGGACGTCGACCGTCTCGCGGGGCTCGGCGACCCGATCGACCTGGCCGAGGTCGACGCGATCTACCGCCCGATCTCGCGCCTGCTCGACCTCCACATCGAGGCCACCCGCGGCCTGCACGCCGCGTCGAGCACGTTCCTGCGCGAGGACGTCGGCGGGACCCCGTTCGTCATCGGCGTCGCCGGGTCGGTGGCCGTCGGCAAGTCCACGACGGCGCGCCTGCTGCGCGAGCTGCTGGCGCGCTGGCCCGCGACGCCGCGCGTCCAGCTCGTCACCACCGACGGTTTCCTCTACCCGAACGCCGAGCTCGAGCGCCGCGGCCTCATGGACCGCAAGGGCTTCCCCGAGTCGTACGACCGGCGCGCGCTGCTGCGGTTCGTCTCGAAGGTCAAGGCCGGGCGCCCCGAGGTCCGGGCCCCCGTCTACGACCACCTGACGTACGACATCGTCCCCGGCCGGGAGATCGTCGTGAACCGGCCTGACGTGCTCGTCGTGGAAGGGCTCAACGTGCTGCAGCCCGCGCGCCCGACCAGCGAGGGCACGTCGAACCTGGCGGTGAGCGACTTCTTCGACTTCTCCATCTACGTCGACGCGCGCACGACCGACATCCGCCAGTGGTACGTCGACCGGTTCCTGCGCCTGCGCGAGACCGCGTTCGCGCAGCCCGAGTCGTACTTCCACCGGTACGCGTCGCTGTCCGACGACGAGGCCGTCGAGCGCGCCGAGCACATCTGGGACTCGATCAACGCGCCCAACCTGCAGCAGAACATCCTACCGACGCGCAGCCGCGCGACGCTCGTGCTCACGAAGGGCTCCGACCACTCCGTCGAGCGGGTGCGCCTGCGCAAGCTGTGA
- the glmM gene encoding phosphoglucosamine mutase has product MARLFGTDGVRGLANRDVTAELALDLSVAAAHVLGASGAFEGHRPRAVVGRDSRASGEFLAAAVAAGLASAGVDVVNVGVLPTPAVAYLTADLGVDLGVVLSASHNPMPDNGIKFLARGGHKLDDDLERAIEARMGEEWDRPTGAAVGRIRLDTGRAGDDYVDHLVSTIRPSLGHLRIAVDCANGAASEVGPAALRQAGADVVVINASPDGRNINEKCGSTHPEQLLAAVVASEADLGVAFDGDADRCLAVDADGNLVDGDQIMGVLALAMRDAGTLTDDTLVTTVMSNLGLRLAMRDRGVRTVETAVGDRYVLEAMRSGGYALGGEQSGHIIMAAHATTGDGVLTALQLAARVAETGEPLAKLAGVVQRLPQTLVNVSGVDKGRAGTDEPLLDAVRAAEARLGDTGRVLLRPSGTEPLVRVMVEAATQTEADGVARELADVVSARLAL; this is encoded by the coding sequence ATGGCCCGACTGTTCGGCACCGACGGGGTGCGAGGACTGGCGAACCGGGACGTGACGGCCGAGCTCGCGCTCGACCTGTCCGTCGCCGCGGCGCACGTGCTGGGTGCGAGCGGCGCGTTCGAGGGGCACCGGCCGCGCGCGGTCGTCGGCCGCGACTCCCGGGCGTCGGGCGAGTTCCTCGCCGCCGCCGTCGCCGCCGGTCTGGCCTCGGCAGGGGTCGACGTCGTCAACGTCGGCGTGCTGCCCACGCCGGCCGTCGCGTACCTCACCGCGGACCTCGGCGTCGACCTCGGCGTCGTCCTCTCCGCGTCGCACAACCCCATGCCCGACAACGGCATCAAGTTCCTCGCGCGCGGCGGGCACAAGCTCGACGACGATCTCGAGCGCGCGATCGAGGCGCGCATGGGCGAGGAGTGGGACCGCCCGACGGGCGCCGCCGTGGGGCGCATCCGCCTCGACACGGGCCGCGCGGGCGACGACTACGTCGACCACCTCGTCTCGACGATCCGCCCGTCGCTCGGCCACCTCCGCATCGCCGTCGACTGCGCGAACGGCGCGGCCAGCGAGGTCGGTCCCGCGGCGCTCCGGCAGGCCGGCGCCGACGTCGTCGTCATCAACGCCTCGCCCGACGGCCGGAACATCAACGAGAAGTGCGGCTCGACGCACCCCGAGCAGCTGCTCGCCGCGGTCGTCGCGTCCGAGGCCGACCTCGGCGTCGCGTTCGACGGCGACGCCGACCGGTGCCTCGCGGTCGACGCCGACGGCAACCTCGTCGACGGCGACCAGATCATGGGCGTCCTCGCGCTCGCCATGCGTGACGCGGGCACCCTCACCGACGACACGCTCGTCACGACCGTCATGAGCAACCTCGGCCTGCGGCTCGCGATGCGCGATCGCGGCGTCCGCACCGTCGAGACCGCGGTCGGCGACCGCTACGTGCTCGAGGCGATGCGGTCCGGCGGGTACGCGCTCGGCGGCGAGCAGTCGGGTCACATCATCATGGCCGCGCACGCCACGACCGGTGACGGCGTCCTCACGGCGCTGCAGCTCGCGGCGCGGGTCGCCGAGACCGGCGAGCCGCTGGCCAAGCTCGCGGGCGTGGTGCAGCGGCTGCCGCAGACGCTCGTCAACGTGTCCGGCGTCGACAAGGGCCGCGCCGGCACCGACGAGCCGCTGCTGGACGCGGTGCGTGCCGCCGAGGCACGGCTGGGCGACACGGGTCGCGTGCTGCTGCGCCCGTCGGGCACCGAGCCGCTCGTGCGCGTCATGGTCGAGGCCGCGACGCAGACCGAGGCCGACGGCGTGGCGCGCGAGCTCGCCGACGTCGTCTCCGCGCGGCTCGCCCTGTGA
- the glmS gene encoding glutamine--fructose-6-phosphate transaminase (isomerizing), producing MCGIVGYVGSQTASDRPLEVVLEGLRRLEYRGYDSAGVALVSPEGELETAKKAGKLANLVEELDAHPLDAATAAIGHTRWATHGGPTDVNAHPHVSGGLALIHNGIVENFATLKAELLAQGVEFTSETDTEVAAHLVSRAYDRTGDLTQAVTEVARTLHGTFTLLAVHADAPDVVVGARHDSPLVVGLGEGENFLGSDVAAFIAHTREALELGQDQVVTITPTEVTVTGFDGKPADARRYTVDWDAAAAEKGGFRSFMDKEIHDQPHAVADTLLGRTDAHGRLVLDEIRIDESVLRSVDKIVVIACGTAAYAGHVAKYAIEHWCRIPVEVELAHEFRYRDPVVNEQTLVVAVSQSGETMDTLMAVRHAREQGAKVLAIVNTHGSTIPRESDAVLYTHAGPEIAVASTKAFLAQITAAYLLGLYLAQLRGNKFADEVASILAELRAMPDKIQQVIDRSGRVREIARWMADTQSVLFLGRHVGFPVAMEGALKLKELAYIHAEGFAAGELKHGPIALIEPGQPVFVVVPSPRGRDSLHSKVVSNIQEIRARGARTLVIAEDGDEAVRPYADEVFYVPQAPTLLAPLLAVVPLQVFACELATAKGLDVDQPRNLAKSVTVE from the coding sequence ATGTGTGGAATCGTGGGCTACGTCGGGTCTCAGACAGCGAGCGACCGTCCCCTGGAGGTCGTGCTCGAAGGTCTGCGGCGCCTGGAGTACCGCGGGTACGACTCGGCCGGGGTGGCGCTCGTCAGCCCCGAGGGTGAGCTGGAGACCGCGAAGAAGGCCGGCAAGCTCGCCAACCTCGTCGAGGAGCTCGACGCCCACCCGCTCGACGCGGCGACCGCGGCGATCGGCCACACGCGCTGGGCGACGCACGGCGGCCCGACCGACGTCAACGCGCACCCGCACGTCTCGGGCGGCCTCGCACTGATCCACAACGGGATCGTCGAGAACTTCGCGACGCTCAAGGCCGAGCTCCTCGCGCAGGGCGTCGAGTTCACGTCCGAGACCGACACCGAGGTCGCCGCGCACCTCGTCTCGCGCGCCTACGACCGCACGGGCGACCTCACGCAGGCCGTCACCGAGGTCGCGCGCACGCTGCACGGCACGTTCACGCTGCTCGCGGTGCACGCCGACGCCCCCGACGTCGTCGTCGGTGCCCGGCACGACTCGCCGCTCGTCGTCGGCCTCGGCGAGGGGGAGAACTTCCTCGGCTCCGACGTCGCCGCGTTCATCGCGCACACCCGCGAGGCGCTCGAGCTCGGCCAGGACCAGGTCGTGACGATCACGCCGACCGAGGTCACCGTCACCGGGTTCGACGGCAAGCCCGCCGACGCGCGCCGCTACACCGTCGACTGGGACGCCGCCGCGGCCGAGAAGGGCGGCTTCCGCTCCTTCATGGACAAGGAGATCCACGACCAGCCGCACGCCGTCGCGGACACGCTGCTGGGCCGCACCGACGCGCACGGCCGCCTGGTGCTCGACGAGATCCGCATCGACGAGTCGGTGCTGCGGTCCGTCGACAAGATCGTCGTCATCGCGTGCGGCACCGCCGCCTACGCCGGGCACGTCGCGAAGTACGCCATCGAGCACTGGTGCCGCATCCCCGTCGAGGTCGAGCTGGCGCACGAGTTCCGGTACCGCGACCCCGTCGTCAACGAGCAGACCCTCGTCGTCGCGGTGTCGCAGTCGGGCGAGACGATGGACACCCTCATGGCCGTCCGGCACGCGCGCGAGCAGGGCGCCAAGGTGCTGGCCATCGTCAACACGCACGGCTCGACGATCCCGCGCGAGTCCGACGCCGTGCTCTACACGCACGCCGGCCCGGAGATCGCGGTCGCGTCGACCAAGGCGTTCCTCGCGCAGATCACGGCCGCGTACCTGCTGGGCCTCTACCTGGCGCAGCTGCGCGGCAACAAGTTCGCCGACGAGGTCGCGTCGATCCTCGCGGAGCTGCGCGCCATGCCGGACAAGATCCAGCAGGTCATCGACCGCTCGGGCCGCGTCCGCGAGATCGCCCGCTGGATGGCCGACACGCAGTCGGTGCTGTTCCTCGGCCGGCACGTCGGTTTCCCCGTCGCGATGGAGGGCGCGCTCAAGCTCAAGGAGCTCGCCTACATCCACGCCGAGGGCTTCGCCGCCGGCGAGCTCAAGCACGGCCCGATCGCGCTCATCGAGCCCGGCCAGCCCGTGTTCGTCGTCGTCCCGTCGCCGCGCGGGCGCGACTCGCTGCACTCGAAGGTCGTCTCGAACATCCAGGAGATCCGCGCGCGCGGCGCCCGCACGCTCGTGATCGCCGAGGACGGCGACGAGGCCGTGCGCCCCTACGCCGACGAGGTGTTCTACGTGCCGCAGGCGCCCACGCTCCTCGCGCCGCTGCTCGCCGTCGTGCCGCTCCAGGTGTTCGCGTGCGAGCTCGCGACCGCGAAGGGCCTCGACGTCGACCAGCCGCGCAACCTCGCCAAGTCCGTCACCGTCGAGTGA
- a CDS encoding DedA family protein yields the protein MEAWVLALVGSPWVFVVLYLFATIDGFFPPIPSESIVIALAALAVAQGEPSLPLVILVAAAGAFTGDQIAYQIGTKVKVREVRFLRSARAQAAIDWAERALEHRGASFIIAARYIPVGRVAVNMTAGALGYSRRRFSALAALAAITWGIYSSAIGIGAAAWLGHNPILAVVVGVIGGILLGIVIDWVLRRYHTLAQRRRERVHHAPAVPLRGVDASTHRRAVAEDDAVA from the coding sequence GTGGAGGCATGGGTGCTGGCCCTGGTGGGCTCACCGTGGGTCTTCGTCGTGCTGTACCTCTTCGCGACGATCGACGGGTTCTTCCCGCCCATCCCCAGCGAGTCGATCGTCATCGCGCTGGCCGCCCTCGCCGTCGCGCAGGGGGAGCCGAGCCTGCCCCTCGTGATCCTGGTCGCCGCGGCGGGCGCGTTCACGGGTGACCAGATCGCGTACCAGATCGGCACGAAGGTCAAGGTGCGCGAGGTGCGCTTCCTGCGCTCGGCGCGCGCACAGGCCGCGATCGACTGGGCGGAACGCGCGCTGGAGCACCGGGGTGCGTCGTTCATCATCGCGGCCCGGTACATCCCCGTGGGACGCGTCGCCGTCAACATGACCGCGGGTGCGCTCGGCTACAGCAGGCGCCGGTTCAGCGCGCTCGCGGCGCTCGCCGCGATCACGTGGGGCATCTACTCGTCGGCGATCGGCATCGGCGCGGCGGCGTGGCTGGGCCACAACCCGATCCTCGCGGTCGTCGTGGGCGTGATCGGCGGCATCCTGCTCGGCATCGTCATCGACTGGGTGCTGCGCCGGTACCACACGCTCGCCCAGCGCCGTCGGGAGCGCGTGCACCACGCGCCGGCCGTCCCGCTGCGCGGCGTCGACGCCTCGACGCACCGGCGCGCCGTGGCCGAGGACGACGCCGTCGCCTGA
- the rpsI gene encoding 30S ribosomal protein S9 produces MAETTVDIDLEGDETPTSYTSETAAPQGRGQSITAPGQALGRRKEAIARVRLVPGTGQWKINGRTLEDYFPNKVHQQLVNSPLKLVDVEGRFDVVARITGGGVSGQAGALRLGIARALNAIDAEHNRPALKKAGFLTRDARVVERKKAGLKKARKAPQYSKR; encoded by the coding sequence GTGGCAGAGACCACGGTCGACATCGACCTCGAGGGCGACGAGACGCCCACCAGCTACACCAGCGAGACGGCGGCCCCCCAGGGTCGCGGTCAGTCCATCACGGCCCCCGGCCAGGCCCTCGGCCGCCGCAAGGAGGCCATCGCCCGCGTGCGCCTGGTGCCCGGCACCGGCCAGTGGAAGATCAACGGGCGCACGCTCGAGGACTACTTCCCGAACAAGGTGCACCAGCAGCTCGTCAACTCGCCGCTGAAGCTCGTGGACGTCGAGGGTCGCTTCGACGTCGTCGCGCGCATCACCGGCGGTGGCGTCTCCGGCCAGGCCGGCGCGCTGCGCCTGGGCATCGCCCGCGCGCTCAACGCGATCGACGCCGAGCACAACCGCCCGGCCCTCAAGAAGGCCGGCTTCCTGACGCGTGACGCCCGTGTGGTCGAGCGTAAGAAGGCCGGTCTCAAGAAGGCCCGCAAGGCTCCGCAGTACTCGAAGCGCTGA
- a CDS encoding peptide deformylase yields the protein MSTTGSARQRDAALRDLVLRLLDAAHGTGTVPIVQAGHPVLRAQALPYDGQLADDELESLVHVMRATMHAAPGVGLAAPQIGLPVAVAVIEDSGPPDGDVGQVRERSPLEFRVLVNPRYAPVDDERVAFYEGCLSVVGYQAVVARPRHVHLVGADERGRPIDEVVSGWPARIVQHETDHLGGVLYLDRAELRSLSAADALGLRWASEPRPETAARALGFDLGAVPEDGAPDDGDAPTDDAAREGRPADGGQRDVGPAPAAPRVGAHAAAADADADGPSDDGVPVADPDEAADVDAPASRSVALDAAESGHDVDATPGPDRVAEPRATS from the coding sequence GTGAGCACCACCGGGTCGGCGCGGCAGCGGGACGCCGCCCTGCGTGACCTGGTCCTGCGGCTCCTCGACGCCGCCCACGGCACCGGCACCGTGCCGATCGTGCAGGCCGGCCACCCGGTGCTGCGCGCCCAGGCGCTGCCGTACGACGGCCAGCTCGCGGACGACGAGCTCGAGTCGCTCGTGCACGTCATGCGCGCGACGATGCACGCCGCCCCCGGCGTCGGGCTCGCGGCGCCGCAGATCGGGCTGCCCGTCGCCGTGGCGGTGATCGAGGACTCCGGACCGCCCGACGGCGACGTCGGTCAGGTCCGCGAGCGGTCGCCGCTCGAGTTCCGCGTCCTCGTGAACCCGCGCTACGCGCCCGTCGACGACGAGCGCGTCGCGTTCTACGAGGGCTGCCTCAGCGTCGTCGGCTACCAGGCCGTCGTGGCCCGGCCGCGCCACGTGCACCTGGTCGGCGCCGACGAGCGTGGCCGGCCGATCGACGAGGTCGTGTCCGGCTGGCCCGCGCGGATCGTCCAGCACGAGACCGACCACCTCGGCGGCGTGCTCTACCTCGACCGCGCCGAGCTGCGCTCGCTCTCGGCCGCGGACGCGCTCGGTCTGCGCTGGGCGAGCGAGCCGCGTCCGGAGACGGCGGCGCGCGCGCTCGGCTTCGACCTCGGCGCCGTGCCCGAGGACGGTGCACCGGACGACGGCGACGCGCCCACGGACGACGCGGCGCGCGAGGGCCGTCCGGCGGACGGCGGGCAGCGCGACGTCGGTCCCGCTCCGGCGGCTCCTCGCGTCGGCGCCCACGCCGCAGCGGCGGACGCGGACGCCGACGGGCCGTCCGACGACGGCGTCCCGGTCGCCGACCCGGACGAGGCGGCGGACGTCGACGCTCCGGCGAGCAGGTCCGTGGCCCTCGACGCGGCCGAGTCCGGGCACGACGTGGACGCGACGCCGGGCCCGGACCGGGTCGCGGAGCCCCGCGCGACGTCCTGA
- a CDS encoding holo-ACP synthase — translation MIVGVGIDVVDIARFVDTLHRVPALRAKLFTPAEREMPETSLAARFAVKEALAKALGAPPGLHWHDAQVPRTAGAQPVLEVTGTVAARAAELGVARFHLSISHDAGIASAVVVAERD, via the coding sequence GTGATCGTCGGCGTCGGCATCGACGTCGTCGACATCGCGCGGTTCGTCGACACCCTGCACCGCGTCCCCGCGCTGCGCGCGAAGCTGTTCACGCCCGCCGAGCGGGAGATGCCCGAGACGTCGCTCGCCGCACGGTTCGCCGTCAAGGAGGCGCTCGCGAAGGCCCTCGGCGCCCCGCCCGGGCTGCACTGGCACGACGCGCAGGTGCCGCGCACGGCCGGCGCGCAGCCGGTGCTCGAGGTCACCGGGACCGTCGCGGCCCGGGCCGCAGAGCTCGGCGTCGCCCGGTTCCACCTGTCGATCTCGCACGACGCGGGCATCGCGTCCGCGGTCGTGGTCGCCGAGCGCGACTGA